ATCTCGGAATTTAATAGCAGTATTATAGTCCTGGATGGTGATAAGAAACCTTCAAAAGCGGCGTCCAATGTTTTATGTTTGCCTGGTAATGCTAATCCTGAAAATGTTTTTCGTCAGTTGTTGGAGGATATGCCTCCTGATCATGTTTTTTGGCAAAATGATTTAAGATATACAAAGCAAGTATTCGAAAAAGAACTATCAAAACAGACAAATGGGCGCTACGATGATAGGAACAAGATGAAAGCTTGGTTTAATAATCAAAAAAAGTTTTGGGGACGAGGAGGAAGCAATATTTTCAAGTGCTGGTTGGATCATCATCCTGAACAAGCAGAAGATTTTCGTATCCGATTTGTTCGAGTATACAATGAAATAGCAAAAAGACGGTCCATACCTACCATCTGAATGATGTCTATCATTCAGTAATATGACATCTTTCATTACCAAACTTCTCAAAATTTTTCCGAGAACCCGCTATTCATGCGGGTTTGATGTTTTTTTACAGCAGGGAAATCCTGCCTTTTTGTTTTTGTGTAAGCGTAAACTATAGCGGCGGATTGTCAGTGAATCGGCAGAATAAGAAAATATCCCAAAGTATCTGAGTATCCCTAAAAGAGTCTAAGGGAGACACTCAGATAGAAAGGGAGTGTCTCAAATGGAACAGAGCCTGCAAGTCTTAAGTGCAAAACAACGCATGGCCGAGTGGAGCGAGCGGATCTCATCCTGCCGGAACAGCGGAATAAGCGTCAAACAATGGTGTCAGGAACAAGGAATACCCGAAAAAACATATTACTACTGGCAACGCCGCGTATTTCAGGCATTAACTGCGCAGCAAGAGCCATACTTTGCCAGAGTTCCTGTAGAACGTCAGAATAGCAGCCAGGACGTAGCGGTAACTGTACGCATAGGAAATGCACAAGCCGACATCTACACCGGTGCTGATGCAGGAACCATTGAGGCGGTCTGTCGCGCGCTGAAGACATGCTAAATGATTTTACCGGAGCTGACGCCATCTATATTGCCTGCGGGTACACCGATCTCCGATGTGGGATTGACGGTCTTGCCAGTATCGTCCAGCAAAAGTTCCGGCTGGATCCGTTTTCGAGCATCCTGTTTCTGTTTTGTGGCCGCCGGTGTGACCGGATAAAAGCCCTGTATTGGGAAGGCAATGGGTTTGTTCTCCTGTATAAGCGGCTAGAAAACGGCAGGTTCCAGTGGCCTAGGAGTGGTGACGAAGCGAAGGCGCTTACTCCTCAGCAGTATCGGTGGCTCATGGAAGGCTTAAATGTGGAACAGCCCAAAGCGCATCGGCTGGCAGCAGGCTTAAGCATGGTCTAAAAAAGCCTGAAAGCATTGAAAACACTGGAGAATCGGCATGTTTTATGGTATAATTTAACCATGAAAAATGCGCCGAAAGATGAAATAAATAACGCTGAAATGATCACCATTTCACGTTCAGAATATGAAGCCCTTAAGGAGCAGATGGCAGAGCAAAGCCGACAGATTGAGTG
This genomic stretch from Dehalobacter restrictus DSM 9455 harbors:
- the tnpA gene encoding IS66 family insertion sequence element accessory protein TnpA, giving the protein MEQSLQVLSAKQRMAEWSERISSCRNSGISVKQWCQEQGIPEKTYYYWQRRVFQALTAQQEPYFARVPVERQNSSQDVAVTVRIGNAQADIYTGADAGTIEAVCRALKTC
- the tnpB gene encoding IS66 family insertion sequence element accessory protein TnpB (TnpB, as the term is used for proteins encoded by IS66 family insertion elements, is considered an accessory protein, since TnpC, encoded by a neighboring gene, is a DDE family transposase.) codes for the protein MLNDFTGADAIYIACGYTDLRCGIDGLASIVQQKFRLDPFSSILFLFCGRRCDRIKALYWEGNGFVLLYKRLENGRFQWPRSGDEAKALTPQQYRWLMEGLNVEQPKAHRLAAGLSMV